In Fundulus heteroclitus isolate FHET01 chromosome 8, MU-UCD_Fhet_4.1, whole genome shotgun sequence, a genomic segment contains:
- the LOC118564010 gene encoding uncharacterized protein LOC118564010 — translation MSLLCVRVKKAKLQGPPDKFNTYVTLKVQNVKSTTITVRGDQPCWEQDFMFEINRLDLGLIVEVWDKGLIWDTMVGTAWIPLKNIRQSEEEGSGEWIFLDAEVLMKADEIYGTKNPTPHRVLLDTRFELPFDIPEDEAQYWTGKLERINMGIHEEFPHQDVELQCAPSQCCNYFGWADPLTLDDQDSAVDDRDSDYRSETSNSLPPRYHTTAQPNSSMHQFPMGSRPQPLADCCADSVHSFDLDYRDQRGSRPLNQKGRVRIIPVDSGMGVEEWENKYRRRSKPQLSDFLDDEEDNVIFRMGRPYPEPARTPVSQHPVQSSFRAATYPEGYDTIDRRRKKRITDPRGLLDKQREATSPSLLAPLQEKRGEPFMRQVAEMQEEEERFMTSTCLRPYKDGLLYKTRMWAKNELDNTLENYVAYKKGYDPRQRARFDFEFESCRDLPHAAGADKEIDDVDFLGGEFYSEDAQHHKERHSYAGYVEYPQGLREKKCGKSKTGGWVPEAILSPVEEPIDEYVDPIDELQCLVDTVSEYLAEKEEEISKYGSLPKSSKSRLSSQGSNRTDSFGEDQSISKDCKGEPQTQADSDQAATEQNKRFTGNGNSHQESNSENCKRTFT, via the exons ATAAGTTCAACACCTACGTGACGCTGAAGGTCCAGAATGTTAAAAGCACGACTATCACTGTGCGTGGGGACCAGCCCTGCTGGGAGCAGGATTTCATGTT CGAGATCAACCGGCTGGACCTGGGTCTCATCGTGGAGGTGTGGGACAAGGGTCTCATCTGGGACACCATGGTGGGGACGGCCTGGATCCCCCTGAAGAACATCCGACAGTCTGAGGAG GAGGGCTCGGGTGAGTGGATTTTCCTGGATGCGGAGGTTCTGATGAAGGCCGACGAGATTTACGGCACCAAGAACCCAACGCCTCACCGAGTGCTGCTGGACACGCGCTTCGAGCTGCCGTTTG ATATACCTGAAGACGAGGCTCAGTACTGGACGGGCAAGCTTGAACGCATCAACATGGGAATCCACGAGGAG TTCCCCCATCAGGATGTGGAGCTGCAATGTGCCCCCTCCCAGTGTT GCAACTATTTCGGATGGGCTGACCCACTGA CTTTGGATGATCAGGACAGCGCCGTGGATGACCGGGACAGCGACTACCGCAGCGAGACCAGCAACAGTTTGCCTCCTCGGTACCACACCACCGCCCAGCCCAACTCGTCCATGCACCAGTTCCCCATGGGCTCCCGTCCACAGCCGCTGGCCGACTGCTGCGCCGACTCCGTCCACAGTTTTGACCTGGACTACAGGGACCAGAGAGGAAGCAG ACCTTTAAACCAGAAGGGAAGAGTTAGGATAATACCTGTAGATTCTGGCATGGGGGTTGAAGAGTgggaaaacaaatacagaagACGATCAAAGCCTCAGCTGAGCGACTTCTTAGATGACGAGGAAGACAATGTAATCTTTCGAATGGGAAGACCTTACCCCGAGCCAGCGAGAACACCAGTGAGTCAACATCCAGTGCAGAGTAGCTTTCGGGCTGCTACTTACCCCGAAGGCTATGACACCATCGACCGGCGACGAAAGAAAAGAATAACAGACCCCAGAGGGCTTCTTGACAAGCAGAGAGAAGCAACATCTCCCTCTCTCCTCGCTCCGCTTCAGGAAAAAAGAGGGGAGCCGTTTATGCGACAGGTGGCAGAgatgcaggaggaagaggagcgcTTCATGACCTCGACGTGCCTCAGGCCATACAAGGACGGACTTCTCTACAAAACAAGGATGTGGGCAAAAAATGAATTGGACAACACCTTAGAGAATTATGTAGCGTATAAAAAAGGGTATGATCCCAGACAGAGGGCGCGGTTTGACTTTGAATTTGAGAGCTGCCGAGATCTTCCCCACGCTGCAGGGGCTGACAAAGAGATTGATGACGTTGACTTTCTGGGGGGAGAATTTTACTCGGAGGATGCACAGCATCACAAGGAGCGGCATTCCTATGCAGGCTATGTGGAATATCCCCAGGGCCTTCGTGAAAAGAAGTGTGGGAAATCTAAAACTGGAGGATGGGTTCCCGAGGCAATACTTTCCCCTGTGGAGGAGCCAATTGATGAATATGTTGACCCGATAGATGAGCTTCAGTGTCTTGTTGATACAGTTTCTGAATATCTTGCCgaaaaagaggaggaaatcAGCAAATACGGTTCCCTTCCTAAATCAAGCAAGTCGAGGCTATCTTCTCAGGGTAGCAATAGAACAGATTCGTTTGGAGAAGATCAAAGTATTTCAAAGGATTGTAAAGGAGAACCCCAAACCCAAGCAGATTCTGACCAGG CCGCCACCGAACAAAATAAGAGGTTCACAGGAAACGGGAACAGCCACCAGGAGTCAAACTCAGAGAACTGCAAGAGAACATTCACCTGA